A genomic region of Miscanthus floridulus cultivar M001 chromosome 3, ASM1932011v1, whole genome shotgun sequence contains the following coding sequences:
- the LOC136545131 gene encoding protein PELPK1-like: MASAASALFATALVMALMALMLDGSSTCHAARFLADSTSAATPAAVPAVPAAAALPPLPGVTVPPMPTVPAVPTATLPPMPAVPTVPNAALPPMPAVPAVPKATLPPIPAVPTVPAVPAVPKVTLPPMPAVPKVTLPPMPSIPSVPKPFMAPPPSA, encoded by the coding sequence ATGGCATCTGCCGCCTCAGCTCTCTTCGCCACGGCGCTCGTCATGGCGCTCATGGCGCTCATGCTCGACGGCAGCAGCACTTGCCATGCTGCACGTTTCCTTGCCGACTCGACTTCGGCAGCCACTCCTGCCGCCGTGCCTGCGGTGCCTGCCGCGGCGGCCTTGCCACCGCTTCCCGGGGTCACCGTGCCACCGATGCCCACGGTGCCGGCGGTCCCCACGGCGACCCTCCCACCGATGCCCGCGGTGCCCACAGTACCAAACGCCGCGCTGCCCCCTATGCCGGCCGTCCCCGCCGTGCCCAAGGCGACACTCCCGCCGATCCCCGCCGTGCCCACGGTGCCGGCCGTCCCCGCCGTGCCCAAGGTGACACTGCCGCCGATGCCCGCCGTGCCTAAAGTGACACTGCCACCAATGCCCTCCATCCCGAGCGTGCCGAAGCCATTCAtggcgccacctccttcggcataA